In bacterium, the DNA window GGCAAAAACCAACACCAGAAACATCCATAATTAATGCTATCTGTTCTGGCGTGTACCCAAGAGCAGTTTGGCCATTGCCTATTTCTGGCACTATGTGATAGGGCTTATTTTCAACCAAAATTCGCTTATCAAAAAACATTTTAAATTGCTGTGCAGCTTCCTCAATATCACCACCAACGCCAGGATGCATAACAACGAAAGACCCATCCAAAGCATCTGCCCAGCGCAGCGATTCGCTTAACATTTTTTGATTATTTTGCACACATTCTTTTTTAGAAACATTTAAACCATGCGCAAAATGTGGCGCATGAATAACAAAAGGAATTTTTAATGAGGACCACAAAGCATGATACCGATCAAAAGAACCAGGAACTGCGTAAAGCTCAATGTAAGAATAAAGCCCTTGTTCATAAAATTTTACCGCATCACGAACATACTGCTCATTAGTTGACCATAACTTTAGCCCAAATTTATACATATTCTGCCAACCTTACCCTTCGCTCATTACAAAGAATCAATCATGGTACGCATTTGATCAACCGTTAACCACTGATTATTGTTGCCGCTATGATATTCAAAATCGGGAGCAACAGGACGAGCCTTTGGATGCACATCTTTGGTCGCACCAATCATTTTAAATTCAGGTTCTATAACATAATAATCATCATATTCGTAGGTATGACGCGCATCTTCGCTTGTAATCATCACCTCATGAATTTTTTCTCCAGGACGGATACCAACACTACGCAATGAAACTGCTGGCGCAATAGCTTGAGCCAAATCGGTTACTCTCATTGAAGGAATTTTTTTAACAAAAAGCTCACCGCCTTCCATAATTTCAAACGCCTGTAACACCATTTCAACGGCATCTTCAAGCTTTAACCAAAACCGCGTCATGCGTTCATCAGTAATAGGAAGTTCTTCTGCGCCTAACTGGATCAAATGCTGAAAAAAAGGAATCACTGAACCACGGCTACCCGCAACATTGCCATAACGAACTACTGCAAAACGCGTCTGGTTAGCGCCGCTATAAACGTTACCGGCAATAAATAATTTGTCAGAACAAAGTTTGGTTGCACCATACAAATTGATGGGCGCACAGGCTTTGTCAGTACTCAAGGCAATCACTTTTTTAACATGACAATCGATAGCAGCATCAATAACATTTTGAGCGCCAAGAATATTTGTTTTAACGGCCTCAAAAGGATTATATTCGCACGACGGCACTTGCTTAAGGGCGGCAGCATGAACAACCATGTCAATGCCATCAAAGGCACGATAAAGGCGCTCTTTATCGCGTACATCACCAATAAAAAATCTTAATTTTTTATTGCCACGAAACACCGGCTTATTAGACATAATAAATTGTTTATATTCGTCGCGAGAAAACACAACGATGCGTTCTAAGTTTGGATATCGTTCAAGCACCATTTCAATAAAAGCATTACCAAATGATCCTGTCCCGCCAGTAACCAACAATGAGCGTGCCGTTTTCATAACTTCCCTTCTCTCTTTATTTGAAATTCATTTACTGCAATGTCATGCACTACATTGGTAGGATTTTTATACGCAGCATACGATGCCATGAGCCCCTCGTCCAAGCTCACGCGCGCCTGCCATCCAAGCTTATTAATCAGTCTGACATCAAGGAGCTTTCGCGGTGTCCCATCAGCTTTGGTAGCGTCCCAATGGATAGCCCCCTTAAATCCCACAATTTTTTTTATCATCAGCGCCAAATCACTAATTCTAACATCAACACCTGCGCCAACATTAAGAAGCTCTCCAACATCTTGATACGAATGATTGTGCATTAAAAAAATAAGTGCTTGCGCTAAATCATCAACATACAAAAATTCACGGTACGGCGTACCACTGCCCCACAACGTTACGCTTTCTTGCGTAATGCCAAGATGGCCAAGTAAATCTACCCACGTTGCAGCTTGCACTTGAAAACCAACTGGATACATCAAAAGATCGCGCTCGACCTCTGCCATTTTACTCATGCTCAGCAACTTGGCAAGATGAAATTTACGTATCAAAGCCGGCACTACGTGCGATGTTTCAAGATTAAAATTATCGCCGGGTCCATACAAATTAGTCGGCATGACCGAAAAAAAATCGGCGCCATATTGCTCATGATAATAACGACACAATTTTATAGCAGCAATTTTTGCCACAGCATACGGCTCGTTAGTCGGCTCAAGCGGTCCTGACAACAAATATTCTTCTTTAAGTGGCTGCGGAGCGTATTTTGGATAAATACATGATGATCCAAGATTGATTAATTTTTTGACCCCAGAACAATACGCAGCATGAATAACATTGGTCGCAATCATCAAATTGTCGTACAAAAATTCTGCCTTGTACGTTTCATTAGCAAGAATGCCACCCACTTTGGCAGCAGCCAAAAAAACATATTCTGGTTTTTCATTCTCAAAAAATTGTTCAACCGCACTTTGGCTACGCAAATCAAGATCGTAAAACGAGCACGTCACAATATTATGATAACCCTTGCTGTACAACGCTTTGAGTAACGCAGAGCCAACAAGACCCGCATGCCCGGCAACATAAATTTTTGAAGAATGCAGCATAGCTCCTACCCAACCGTATGTTGTTGAAATGAAACATTATGCGTTGTGTACGCAAAATCTTTTTGTTTACACGCGGTAATACCAGCGCCAACCGGCACAAGATCAGCAAATTTTAAATCATAGTCAACCATAATATTGATCAATTCATCAAAAGAAACGCGCGGCTGCCAGCCTAAATTTTTTTGCGCTTTACTAATATCTGCCTGTAAAAAGTCTACTTCGCACGGCCTAAAATAACGCGGGTCGATTTGAATCACTTCATCACCCGTTTTAAAAAAGCGCGCCCAGGCGGCTGTGCAACTTTTTACTAATCCTTTTTGTTCCACACCTTGCCCACGCCACTCAAGCTCAAGACCAGCATACGTAAACGCTTTTTCTACAAATTCTTTGACTGAATAACTGGTGCCCGTGCCCACCACATAATCATCGGGTTTACCGTCTTGCAACATAAGCCACATCATTTCAACATATTCTGGCGCAAAACCCCAATCGCGTTTTGCATCAAGATTTCCCAAATACAACGCGCGCTGTTTGCCAGCAAGCATGTTGGCAACGGCCCTGGTAATTTTGCGTGTTACAAATGTTTCGCCACGACGCGGGCTTTCGTGATTAAATAAAATACCATTGCACGCAAACATGTTGTACGAAGCGCGATAGTTAACGGTCATCCAGTAGGCATAAACTTTTGCCGCTGCGTAAGGACTTTGTGGCGCAAAGGAAGTTGTTTCGTGCTGGGGCGGGCAAGCTGATCCAAACATTTCTGATGATGACGCTTGATAAAAACGTGCGGTGCTCCCACTGCGACGCAATGCTTCCAAAAGACGCGTGGTCCCAAGGCCGGTCACATTGCCAGTGTACTCGGGCATATCGAATGAAACTTTAACATGCGACTGAGCTCCCAAATGATACACCTCATCAGGCTGAATCGAATAAATCAGTTGCGTCAAAACACCAGCATCACTTAAATCACCATAATGCAAAAACAAACGTGCTTGAATTTCATGCGGATCTTGATAAATGTGGTCAATGCGCTGCGTGTTAAAACTTGAAGCACGGCGAATGATACCGTGAACTTGATACCCTTTTGAAAGTAAAAATTCGGCCAGGTACGAACCATCTTGCCCGGTAATTCCGGTAATTAATGCTTTCTTCATAAGCCTCTCCTTGCAGATGCATGGTTTTTTATTCTTCAGAATGTAGCGCAATCACTCCACCTTGTCCATGAGGCTTATCTTTGGAAATTTCTTATTTTTTAAATTTATTGAAATTGACTCACCATTTTGGCTATTTTTTCAATAACTATCTCTCAGTGCACTTGTTCTGAATTTTTTAAGGAAGGAATTGTAATGACCAGTTACATAAAATGTTTGTTCTTTTTATTATCATTTGCATCAAACGCTCATGGCTTTAAGCTACCTTTTAGATCTCCCCAAGAACAACCAAAAATCGAACATCCTGTACAAAAAACAGCACCATCACCAAAACGCTCCAAAGAACTCCTTCCAACTCCCCCAGGACTTGCAATACCAACTCACTCAAAACCAGCTATAAAACCAGAAGCAAAAAAAGAAACTACATGGTCTCAAAAAATCAAATCGATAAAAACACAAGCAATAGCAAAATATGGGAGCGGATCACGAAGCAGTTATCAAACAAAACAAGCAACACCAGTTCAACCCAGTGCTGTTTATACACCACCGATACCAACACCCAAAACAGACGCCAAACCAAATCAAGCAACACCTGCACCAACTCAACGCCCTACCCCACAAACAGAAGCACACGCTCAACTACAAACAGCATGGCAAAAAGATTACCAAAATCTACAAAAATTAAGTAAAAAATCAGATAAAATACTCGATGATCTTCAAAAGGAAGGCAGTGTTTACGCAAAAAATCTTAATGACCGCGCAGTACGCGCAGCACATGGCAAACTTTCTCCAGATGAGCAAAAACTCATTGGCCAACTT includes these proteins:
- the pseB gene encoding UDP-N-acetylglucosamine 4,6-dehydratase (inverting), which encodes MKTARSLLVTGGTGSFGNAFIEMVLERYPNLERIVVFSRDEYKQFIMSNKPVFRGNKKLRFFIGDVRDKERLYRAFDGIDMVVHAAALKQVPSCEYNPFEAVKTNILGAQNVIDAAIDCHVKKVIALSTDKACAPINLYGATKLCSDKLFIAGNVYSGANQTRFAVVRYGNVAGSRGSVIPFFQHLIQLGAEELPITDERMTRFWLKLEDAVEMVLQAFEIMEGGELFVKKIPSMRVTDLAQAIAPAVSLRSVGIRPGEKIHEVMITSEDARHTYEYDDYYVIEPEFKMIGATKDVHPKARPVAPDFEYHSGNNNQWLTVDQMRTMIDSL
- a CDS encoding TIM barrel protein, with product MYKFGLKLWSTNEQYVRDAVKFYEQGLYSYIELYAVPGSFDRYHALWSSLKIPFVIHAPHFAHGLNVSKKECVQNNQKMLSESLRWADALDGSFVVMHPGVGGDIEEAAQQFKMFFDKRILVENKPYHIVPEIGNGQTALGYTPEQIALIMDVSGVGFCLDAGHAICAANALGHNSYDYLNQFNKLKPTMYHLTDGDQAGIYDVHWHFGAGTFDVAKILSIYRPHSLLTIETEKTYPDKLDDFEHDVAFLRAIEKKLSAGVAQLVG
- a CDS encoding GDP-L-fucose synthase, whose product is MLHSSKIYVAGHAGLVGSALLKALYSKGYHNIVTCSFYDLDLRSQSAVEQFFENEKPEYVFLAAAKVGGILANETYKAEFLYDNLMIATNVIHAAYCSGVKKLINLGSSCIYPKYAPQPLKEEYLLSGPLEPTNEPYAVAKIAAIKLCRYYHEQYGADFFSVMPTNLYGPGDNFNLETSHVVPALIRKFHLAKLLSMSKMAEVERDLLMYPVGFQVQAATWVDLLGHLGITQESVTLWGSGTPYREFLYVDDLAQALIFLMHNHSYQDVGELLNVGAGVDVRISDLALMIKKIVGFKGAIHWDATKADGTPRKLLDVRLINKLGWQARVSLDEGLMASYAAYKNPTNVVHDIAVNEFQIKREGKL
- the gmd gene encoding GDP-mannose 4,6-dehydratase yields the protein MKKALITGITGQDGSYLAEFLLSKGYQVHGIIRRASSFNTQRIDHIYQDPHEIQARLFLHYGDLSDAGVLTQLIYSIQPDEVYHLGAQSHVKVSFDMPEYTGNVTGLGTTRLLEALRRSGSTARFYQASSSEMFGSACPPQHETTSFAPQSPYAAAKVYAYWMTVNYRASYNMFACNGILFNHESPRRGETFVTRKITRAVANMLAGKQRALYLGNLDAKRDWGFAPEYVEMMWLMLQDGKPDDYVVGTGTSYSVKEFVEKAFTYAGLELEWRGQGVEQKGLVKSCTAAWARFFKTGDEVIQIDPRYFRPCEVDFLQADISKAQKNLGWQPRVSFDELINIMVDYDLKFADLVPVGAGITACKQKDFAYTTHNVSFQQHTVG